One Meleagris gallopavo isolate NT-WF06-2002-E0010 breed Aviagen turkey brand Nicholas breeding stock chromosome 11, Turkey_5.1, whole genome shotgun sequence genomic region harbors:
- the HTR2B gene encoding LOW QUALITY PROTEIN: 5-hydroxytryptamine receptor 2B (The sequence of the model RefSeq protein was modified relative to this genomic sequence to represent the inferred CDS: inserted 1 base in 1 codon), translating to MPHPLHFLNGSGAGNGSLSPLLVTEPKEDYPNDEQGNKVHWAALLILLVIIPTIGGNILVILAVSLEKKLQYATNYFLTSLAVADLLVGLFVMPIALLIILFDNAWPFPTALCPIWLFLDVLFSTASIMHLCAISLDRYIAIKKPIQASQYNSWATTIIKIIIVWLISIGIAIPVPIRGIEDGNGNSTNITCLLTPDRFHDFILYGSVAAFFIPLAIMIVTYFLTIQVLRKKAYLINKPPQRLTWSTVSTVFQRDATPACSPEKVAMLNGSRKDKTLSNDMPICRMPTIGRKSMQTITNEQRASKVLGIVFFXFLLMWCPFFITNISSVLCNSCNKEVFQKLMEIFVWIGYVSSGVNPLVYTLFNKTFREAFSRYITCNYRTTKTGKVLRKCSSRISFRNSVTENSKLFVMHGMRNGINPIMYQSPMRLRSSPIQASSAILLDTLLLTENEVDKTEQVSYV from the exons ATGCCCCATCCTTTACATTTCTTGAATGGGTCTGGAGCTGGCAATGGATCTTTGTCACCTCTCTTGGTAACAGAACCCAAAGAGGACTACCCGAACGATGAGCAAGGAAACAAAGTGcactgggcagcactgctgatCCTGCTGGTGATCATCCCCACCATCGGTGGGAACATCCTGGTCATCCTGGCGGTGTCTCTGGAGAAAAAGCTGCAATATGCCACCAACTACTTTTTAACATCCTTGGCGGTGGCGGATTTGCTGGTGGGACTGTTTGTGATGCCGATTGCCCTTCTCATAATACTGTTTG ACAACGCCTGGCCTTTTCCAACTGCCTTGTGTCCCATTTGGCTGTTCCTTGATGTCCTCTTTTCCACAGCTTCCATCATGCACCTCTGTGCCATCTCACTAGACCGCTATATTGCGATTAAAAAGCCAATCCAGGCCAGCCAGTACAACTCATGGGCTACAACAATCATCAAAATCATCATTGTTTGGCTCATTTCAATAG GCATTGCTATTCCAGTCCCTATCAGAGGAATTGAAGATGGAAATGGAAACTCTACAAATATTACATGTCTTCTGACGCCTGATCGCTTTCATGATTTCATTCTGTATGGATCAGTGGCTGCATTCTTCATTCCCCTTGCTATCATGATAGTCACTTACTTTCTGACAATTCAAGTGCTACGCAAGAAGGCCTATTTGATCAACAAGCCACCTCAACGTCTTACTTGGTCAACAGTGTCCACAGTATTTCAACGTGACGCTACGCCTGCCTGCTCACCAGAGAAGGTGGCCATGCTGAATGGCTCTAGAAAAGATAAGACTCTGAGCAACGATATGCCCATCTGTAGAATGCCTACCATTGGGAGGAAATCCATGCAAACCATAACAAACGAACAAAGGGCATCAAAAGTGCTTggaattgtatttt ttttcttgttgatGTGGTGCCCATTCTTCATAACTAACATAAGTTCAGTCCTGTGCAACTCGTGCAACAAGGAAGTTTTTCAAAAGCTCATGGAGATATTTGTTTGGATAGGATATGTATCCTCAGGAGTGAACCCTCTTGTCTACACACTCTTCAACAAAACATTTAGGGAGGCTTTCAGCAGGTATATCACTTGCAATTATCGGACCACAAAGACTGGCAAGGTCCTTCGGAAGTGTTCCAGCAGaatctctttcagaaattctgtGACAGAAAATTCCAAGCTCTTTGTTATGCATGGGATGAGAAATGGGATTAATCCCATTATGTACCAGAGCCCAATGAGGCTGAGGAGCTCACCCATCCAAGCATCATCAGCCATTCTGCTGGATACATTGCTGCTCACAGAGAATGAAGTTGATAAAACAGAACAAGTAAGCTATGTATAG